The Desulfomicrobium orale DSM 12838 genome includes a window with the following:
- the rseP gene encoding RIP metalloprotease RseP — protein sequence MSSVIAVIVVLGGLIFFHELGHFLVARGLGMGVSVFSLGFGKRLFGFTRSKTDYRVCAFPLGGYVQLVGESPDAELPEGFSSKESFSLRPPWQRMLVVLAGPVFNFLLAWVIFWGLAWSQGVHDLLPVIGQVNNASAAQEAGLATGDHVLAIDGQDIAVWEDLVQRIEANRGQPMRLDVQRGREVLSVSATPRLQEKRNLFGETKVTPMLGIAPKGEFVSRELGFLAAAVQGAKQMREVSGLMLTGLVKLIERVIPWTDMGGVILITELIHKEAQNGLVSLLALTALISINLGILNLLPIPVLDGGHILFFFLETVTGRPLNQKVQQAALKAGMLFLVMLMIVATINDILRHFR from the coding sequence ATGAGTAGTGTCATCGCGGTAATAGTGGTCCTTGGAGGACTGATTTTTTTTCACGAACTGGGGCATTTTCTGGTGGCCCGGGGGCTGGGCATGGGCGTCAGCGTCTTTTCCCTGGGATTCGGGAAACGTCTTTTCGGTTTCACCAGGAGCAAGACTGACTACCGCGTCTGCGCTTTTCCCCTGGGCGGCTATGTGCAGCTGGTGGGAGAGTCTCCGGATGCGGAATTGCCCGAGGGCTTCAGCAGCAAGGAATCCTTTTCCCTGCGGCCGCCCTGGCAGCGCATGCTGGTGGTGCTGGCCGGGCCGGTATTCAATTTTCTGCTGGCCTGGGTCATCTTCTGGGGACTGGCCTGGAGTCAGGGCGTACACGACCTGCTGCCGGTCATCGGCCAGGTCAACAATGCAAGCGCCGCGCAGGAAGCCGGACTCGCCACGGGCGACCATGTGCTTGCCATTGACGGACAGGATATCGCCGTCTGGGAAGATCTGGTTCAGCGTATCGAAGCCAACCGGGGGCAGCCCATGCGCCTTGACGTACAGCGCGGCCGGGAAGTCCTGTCCGTAAGCGCCACCCCCAGGCTTCAGGAAAAGCGCAACCTGTTCGGGGAAACCAAGGTCACGCCGATGCTGGGCATCGCGCCCAAGGGTGAGTTCGTTTCCCGCGAGCTGGGTTTTCTCGCGGCGGCCGTTCAGGGGGCGAAGCAGATGCGGGAAGTCAGCGGGCTCATGCTCACGGGACTGGTCAAGCTGATCGAACGGGTCATTCCCTGGACGGATATGGGCGGCGTGATTCTGATCACGGAACTGATCCACAAGGAGGCCCAGAACGGCTTGGTCAGCCTGCTGGCCCTGACGGCGCTGATCAGCATCAATCTGGGCATTCTGAATCTGCTGCCCATTCCGGTGCTGGACGGCGGGCATATTCTGTTTTTTTTCCTGGAAACCGTAACCGGCAGACCACTGAACCAGAAGGTCCAGCAGGCAGCCCTCAAGGCAGGCATGCTGTTTCTGGTCATGCTGATGATTGTGGCGACCATCAATGACATCCTGCGCCATTTCCGCTGA
- the dxr gene encoding 1-deoxy-D-xylulose-5-phosphate reductoisomerase, which produces MKYISGLASAHLHSGQRVLSILGSTGSIGMSALRIAAKNPEKLRVHSLAGARNVKLLAEQAARFRPAHLGVLDAAGADELRRMLPVGYAPHIHTGQDGYMTLAALPEVDLVLAAQVGAAGLMPALAAARAGKVLCLANKEALVLAGELFRRIAGESGCVILPVDSEHNALFQAVMGHDGRQVRRLILTASGGPFRTKSAKALECVTPEQALAHPNWSMGAKISIDSATMMNKGLEIIEAVHLYGMAPQEVDVVVHPQSIVHSLAEYEDGSQLAHLGIPDMEIPIGYCLGYPERLQTGLEPLNLARIGTLTFEAPDAGRFPCLDLARTALREGTAHCVVLNAANEVAVQAFLDRRISFPGIALLIEDMLATAPRGEFHDPESILALDREARRTADAAIGESRAQARQHL; this is translated from the coding sequence ATGAAATACATCTCCGGCTTGGCTTCGGCGCACCTGCACTCCGGCCAGCGCGTTCTGTCCATTTTGGGGAGCACCGGCTCCATCGGCATGAGCGCTCTCAGAATCGCGGCCAAAAACCCGGAGAAACTGCGCGTCCATTCCCTGGCCGGAGCCCGCAACGTGAAGCTGCTGGCCGAGCAGGCTGCCCGCTTCCGTCCCGCCCATCTCGGGGTGCTGGATGCAGCCGGAGCGGATGAACTGCGCCGGATGCTGCCCGTGGGGTACGCTCCACACATTCATACGGGCCAGGATGGATACATGACACTGGCAGCGCTGCCCGAAGTTGACTTGGTGCTGGCCGCCCAGGTGGGTGCGGCCGGGCTTATGCCCGCGCTTGCCGCGGCCCGGGCGGGGAAGGTGCTGTGTCTGGCCAACAAGGAAGCCCTGGTGCTGGCCGGAGAGCTGTTCCGGCGGATTGCCGGGGAGAGCGGCTGCGTGATCCTGCCCGTGGACTCGGAACACAACGCCCTGTTTCAGGCCGTCATGGGGCATGATGGGCGGCAGGTGCGGCGGTTGATTCTGACCGCTTCGGGCGGTCCGTTCAGGACCAAAAGCGCCAAAGCTCTGGAGTGCGTCACGCCGGAGCAGGCTCTGGCACATCCCAACTGGTCCATGGGGGCCAAGATTTCCATCGATTCGGCCACCATGATGAACAAGGGCCTGGAGATCATCGAGGCCGTGCATCTGTACGGCATGGCCCCCCAGGAGGTGGATGTGGTGGTCCATCCCCAGTCCATTGTGCATTCGCTGGCCGAGTACGAGGATGGTTCGCAACTGGCCCACCTGGGCATTCCGGACATGGAAATTCCCATCGGCTACTGCCTGGGCTATCCCGAACGGCTGCAAACCGGCCTGGAACCGCTGAACTTGGCCCGCATCGGCACCCTGACTTTCGAGGCTCCGGACGCCGGACGTTTTCCCTGTCTGGATCTGGCCCGCACGGCCCTGCGGGAGGGTACGGCGCACTGCGTGGTTCTAAACGCGGCCAATGAAGTCGCCGTGCAGGCTTTTCTGGACCGGCGCATTTCCTTTCCCGGTATCGCCCTGCTCATCGAGGATATGCTCGCGACCGCTCCGCGCGGCGAATTCCACGATCCGGAAAGCATTCTGGCTCTGGACCGGGAGGCCCGGCGCACGGCCGATGCAGCCATCGGAGAAAGCCGGGCTCAGGCGCGGCAACATCTCTAG
- a CDS encoding phosphatidate cytidylyltransferase, whose amino-acid sequence MSHSHFQRILTALVLLPFLGIALFYGDPALSTGVTIVAVLGLLEFYAMFWPGRSRAGWKIYGVAMAAGIVWAPLAWPGTVLVCLTMLGAALAFLLAHDRGRSPSAFQDSQIFLFGLLYLPFLLRLLRNMSFMEIMLVLLVTFAADTGAYYAGSHFGGPKIWPSISPKKTWSGSLGGLLSSVIVAVGFGLAAGASPWAHFAFLGAAMNIAAQTGDFFESALKRSRDVKDSGRILPGHGGMLDRIDSLLFALPLYCALAAVHPFFPATL is encoded by the coding sequence ATGAGCCATTCACACTTCCAGCGGATTCTGACCGCCCTTGTGCTGCTGCCTTTTCTGGGCATCGCGCTTTTTTACGGCGATCCGGCCCTGAGCACAGGTGTAACCATTGTGGCCGTGCTGGGGCTTCTGGAATTTTATGCCATGTTCTGGCCCGGCCGGAGCAGGGCGGGCTGGAAAATTTACGGCGTGGCCATGGCCGCGGGCATCGTCTGGGCCCCTCTGGCTTGGCCGGGAACGGTTCTGGTCTGTCTGACCATGCTGGGTGCGGCTCTGGCCTTTCTGCTGGCCCATGACAGGGGGCGATCCCCTTCAGCATTTCAGGACAGCCAGATATTTCTTTTCGGCCTTCTTTATCTGCCTTTCCTGCTGCGCCTTTTGCGCAACATGTCCTTTATGGAAATCATGCTGGTGCTTCTGGTCACCTTCGCCGCGGACACAGGCGCTTATTATGCGGGAAGCCATTTCGGCGGCCCGAAGATCTGGCCGTCCATCAGCCCCAAGAAGACCTGGAGCGGCAGTCTGGGCGGCCTGCTGTCCAGCGTGATCGTGGCCGTGGGATTCGGATTGGCCGCTGGCGCCTCGCCGTGGGCGCATTTTGCGTTTCTTGGCGCGGCCATGAATATCGCGGCCCAGACCGGGGATTTTTTCGAATCGGCCCTGAAGCGCTCGCGCGACGTCAAGGATTCCGGGCGCATACTGCCCGGTCACGGCGGCATGCTGGACCGCATCGACAGCCTGCTTTTCGCCCTGCCGCTTTATTGCGCTCTGGCCGCCGTCCATCCCTTTTTTCCGGCCACCCTATGA
- the uppS gene encoding polyprenyl diphosphate synthase — MPPLKHLAIIMDGNGRWARSRGLERSEGHRAGTETAREIVQECRALGIPCLTLYTFSKENWSRPKQEINFLFTLLKDFLTRELPSLHQQGIRLRVLGELDELPLATLQVLLHAMDKTAACTDMALNLALNYSGRHEILRACQALLRRGVKPEELTEDVFARELYTGGMPDPDLIIRTSGEQRLSNYLLYQSAYSELYFTDVAWPDFHADQLRAALDAFSRRQRRFGSVGEKPA, encoded by the coding sequence ATGCCGCCTCTCAAGCATCTTGCCATCATCATGGACGGAAACGGCCGCTGGGCCCGTTCCAGAGGTCTGGAGCGCAGCGAGGGCCACAGGGCCGGGACGGAAACGGCGCGGGAAATCGTGCAGGAATGTCGCGCTCTGGGCATTCCCTGCCTGACTCTGTATACCTTTTCCAAGGAAAACTGGTCCCGTCCCAAGCAGGAGATCAATTTCCTGTTCACTCTGCTCAAGGACTTTCTGACCCGGGAACTGCCGAGTCTTCACCAGCAGGGCATCCGTCTGCGTGTTCTGGGCGAGCTGGACGAATTGCCTCTGGCGACCCTGCAGGTGCTGCTCCACGCAATGGACAAGACCGCCGCATGCACGGACATGGCTCTGAATCTGGCCCTCAACTATTCCGGCCGTCATGAAATTCTGCGCGCGTGCCAGGCTTTGCTGCGCCGGGGAGTCAAGCCGGAAGAGCTGACCGAGGATGTCTTCGCGCGGGAACTCTATACCGGCGGAATGCCCGACCCGGATCTGATCATCAGAACCAGCGGAGAGCAGCGGCTCAGCAACTATCTTCTGTACCAGAGCGCCTATAGCGAACTGTACTTCACCGATGTGGCCTGGCCGGACTTCCATGCCGATCAGCTCCGTGCCGCACTGGACGCCTTTTCCCGCCGCCAGCGGCGTTTCGGCTCCGTCGGAGAGAAGCCCGCATGA
- the pyrH gene encoding UMP kinase, producing the protein MDELRYRRVMLKLSGEALAGEQGFGIEPKTIQSICRELAEAASLGVQLSLVIGGGNIFRGVSVSSKGMDRASADYMGMLATVMNALAVQDALEKQNISTRVMTAIDMKEVAEPYIRRRAIRHLEKGRVVICAAGTGIPYFTTDTAAVLRAMELKCDAILKATRVNGVYDKDPEKHPDAVMYTRLTYLEVLQQRLGVMDSAAISLCMDNKMPIGVFNLFVPGNIKRVVMGEDIGTIVKGD; encoded by the coding sequence ATGGACGAACTCCGCTACCGCAGAGTCATGCTCAAACTTTCCGGAGAGGCTCTGGCCGGCGAGCAGGGCTTCGGTATCGAACCCAAGACCATCCAGTCCATCTGCCGGGAACTGGCGGAGGCGGCCTCTCTCGGCGTTCAGCTCAGTCTGGTCATCGGCGGCGGCAACATTTTCCGGGGCGTGTCCGTATCTTCCAAGGGCATGGACCGGGCCTCGGCCGATTACATGGGCATGCTGGCCACGGTCATGAATGCTCTGGCCGTGCAGGATGCTCTGGAGAAGCAGAATATTTCCACCCGGGTCATGACCGCCATCGACATGAAGGAAGTGGCCGAACCGTACATCCGCCGCCGGGCCATCCGCCATCTGGAAAAGGGGCGGGTGGTCATCTGCGCTGCGGGGACGGGCATTCCCTACTTCACCACGGACACAGCCGCCGTGCTGCGGGCGATGGAACTCAAGTGCGACGCCATCCTGAAGGCCACCCGGGTGAACGGGGTCTACGACAAGGACCCGGAAAAACACCCCGATGCGGTCATGTACACCAGACTGACCTATCTGGAAGTCCTGCAGCAGCGGCTGGGCGTCATGGACTCGGCGGCCATTTCCCTGTGCATGGACAACAAGATGCCTATCGGCGTGTTCAATCTCTTTGTGCCCGGAAACATCAAGCGGGTGGTCATGGGCGAAGACATCGGAACCATCGTCAAAGGAGACTGA
- a CDS encoding Hsp20/alpha crystallin family protein has product MTNELERKATPALPRFRPNTDILEREDGFHIFVDMPGVSKDDLSIDLRENELEIRGKSLSPREENARALHVEFGDGEYVRTFAISDGVDREGIRANLKKGLLELFLPKAARFKPRRIEIQAE; this is encoded by the coding sequence ATGACAAATGAACTGGAAAGGAAAGCGACTCCGGCTCTCCCCCGTTTCCGGCCCAATACGGATATTCTGGAGCGCGAGGATGGCTTTCATATTTTTGTGGATATGCCCGGAGTGAGCAAGGATGATTTGTCCATCGATCTGCGGGAGAACGAACTGGAAATCCGGGGAAAGTCCCTTTCTCCGCGCGAGGAAAACGCCAGAGCTCTGCATGTGGAATTCGGGGACGGCGAGTATGTCCGCACTTTCGCCATTTCCGACGGCGTGGATCGGGAGGGCATCCGGGCCAATCTGAAGAAGGGTCTGCTGGAGCTCTTCCTGCCCAAGGCGGCCCGCTTCAAACCCCGGCGGATCGAGATTCAGGCGGAATAG
- a CDS encoding Hsp20/alpha crystallin family protein — MVIDFSTYYDLPKSLDNFFEELWRPSSLSQRRMAYPPVNISEDKENILVTSEIPGMDTEDIELTLNEKSLTIKGTRKSEVGNYYRQERPTGNFQRILNLNIPVQTDAVKASMKDGILRIILPKAKEVHPVNIVIDAQ, encoded by the coding sequence ATGGTTATCGATTTTAGCACGTATTATGATCTGCCCAAAAGCCTGGACAATTTTTTTGAGGAGTTGTGGCGGCCAAGTTCACTGAGTCAGCGGCGTATGGCCTATCCACCGGTCAACATCAGTGAAGACAAGGAAAATATTCTGGTCACATCAGAAATCCCCGGAATGGATACGGAAGATATCGAGCTGACGCTCAACGAGAAAAGCCTGACCATCAAGGGGACGAGAAAGAGTGAAGTCGGAAACTACTACAGACAGGAACGTCCCACGGGAAATTTTCAACGTATTTTGAATTTGAATATTCCCGTACAGACAGATGCGGTAAAGGCATCCATGAAGGATGGAATACTTCGGATAATCCTTCCCAAGGCAAAGGAAGTCCACCCGGTGAACATTGTTATTGATGCCCAGTAA
- the rbr gene encoding rubrerythrin, with the protein MSKSLKGTRTEKNILTAFTGESQARNRYTFFAKQARKDGYVQMADIFEETAEQEMVHAKTLFKLLEGGEVEITASFPAGRIGTTLENLREAAHGEHHEWECMYPKFARIAKEEGFPEIASIMLAIAVAEKQHEKRYLALAKNIEENRVFKKEKKITWRCRNCGYVHQGEKAAEKCPACAHPQAYFEEVAENW; encoded by the coding sequence ATGTCCAAATCCCTGAAAGGCACCCGCACGGAAAAAAATATTCTGACCGCCTTCACCGGCGAGTCCCAGGCCCGCAACCGCTACACGTTTTTCGCCAAACAGGCCCGCAAGGACGGCTATGTTCAGATGGCCGACATTTTCGAGGAAACGGCCGAACAGGAAATGGTTCACGCCAAGACCCTGTTCAAATTGCTGGAGGGCGGCGAGGTGGAGATCACCGCGTCTTTCCCGGCCGGACGCATCGGCACGACATTGGAAAACCTGCGCGAAGCCGCTCACGGCGAACATCATGAATGGGAGTGCATGTACCCGAAATTCGCCCGGATCGCCAAGGAAGAAGGTTTCCCGGAGATAGCGTCGATCATGCTGGCCATTGCCGTGGCCGAGAAGCAGCATGAAAAACGCTACTTGGCCCTGGCCAAAAACATCGAAGAAAATCGCGTGTTCAAGAAGGAAAAAAAGATCACCTGGCGATGTCGTAACTGCGGCTACGTTCATCAGGGCGAAAAAGCTGCGGAAAAATGCCCAGCCTGCGCCCATCCCCAGGCATATTTCGAGGAAGTGGCCGAAAACTGGTGA